Proteins co-encoded in one Arachis hypogaea cultivar Tifrunner chromosome 13, arahy.Tifrunner.gnm2.J5K5, whole genome shotgun sequence genomic window:
- the LOC112736855 gene encoding uncharacterized protein isoform X1: protein MEEKVPNNKLIIRLKPSKPKEVSKACYLRISLLTILCFHIMFILIIFLFSFPSLMRDTPPKLLQPHGSPTKEELRKERRREANRKCAQRKRKREQEAFQELEGSVAKLRTEVQLFHEELTRLHKENKELDEENNSIQEEISKMHGMELSAKFVISYAVDEV from the exons ATGGAGGAAAAGGTACCCAATAATAAGCTCATTATACGTTTGAAACCTTCAAAGCCTAAAGAAGTGAGTAAAGCATGCTACCTAAGAATTTCTCTCTTAACAATATTATGTTTTCACATTATGTTTATTCTTATTatcttcttgttttcttttccctccctaATGCGGGATACTCCACCCAAACTTTTGCAGCCACATGGATCTCCAACAAAG gaagagttaagaaaagaaagaagaagagaggccAACAGAAAATGTGctcagaggaagagaaagagagaacag GAAGCATTCCAAGAGCTCGAAGGATCCGTGGCAAAGCTTAGAACTGAAGTCCAATTATTCCATGAAGAACTTACTAGACTTCACAAGGAAAATAAGGAACTCGACGAGGAAAATAACTCCATTCAA GAAGAAATTTCCAAGATGCATGGGATGGAATTATCAGCAAAATTTGTGATCAGTTATGCGGTTGATGAAGTTTAG
- the LOC112736855 gene encoding uncharacterized protein isoform X2 gives MEEKVPNNKLIIRLKPSKPKEPHGSPTKEELRKERRREANRKCAQRKRKREQEAFQELEGSVAKLRTEVQLFHEELTRLHKENKELDEENNSIQEEISKMHGMELSAKFVISYAVDEV, from the exons ATGGAGGAAAAGGTACCCAATAATAAGCTCATTATACGTTTGAAACCTTCAAAGCCTAAAGAA CCACATGGATCTCCAACAAAG gaagagttaagaaaagaaagaagaagagaggccAACAGAAAATGTGctcagaggaagagaaagagagaacag GAAGCATTCCAAGAGCTCGAAGGATCCGTGGCAAAGCTTAGAACTGAAGTCCAATTATTCCATGAAGAACTTACTAGACTTCACAAGGAAAATAAGGAACTCGACGAGGAAAATAACTCCATTCAA GAAGAAATTTCCAAGATGCATGGGATGGAATTATCAGCAAAATTTGTGATCAGTTATGCGGTTGATGAAGTTTAG